A single region of the Variovorax paradoxus genome encodes:
- the ribBA gene encoding bifunctional 3,4-dihydroxy-2-butanone-4-phosphate synthase/GTP cyclohydrolase II: protein MNASVTPIGAPRGSRAPAPISPVEEIVAELAAGRMVILVDEEDRENEGDIVIAADHITPEAINFMARHARGLICLTLSREMCERLQLPPMVSRNGAKHSTAFTVSIEAAEGVTTGISAADRARTVQAAVARNAVASDLVQPGHIFPLQAVDGGVLMRAGHTEAGCDLAAMAGCSPASVICEVMNEDGTMARLPDLQIFAAEHGLKIGTIAALIEHRSRTESLVEKVGCREIQTAWGSFTAHAFTDKPSRGVHLALVRGKWQPDDVVSVRVHEPLSVLDALEINRSLHSWSLDASLAHIANEGKGVAVLLNCGETAGELLAQFDGTARPAQAPERGRMDLRSYGIGAQILRECGVHKMNLLGTPRRMPSMAAGYGLEIAGYLTKD, encoded by the coding sequence ATGAACGCCTCCGTCACCCCCATCGGCGCGCCCCGCGGCTCGCGGGCACCCGCGCCGATTTCCCCGGTCGAGGAGATCGTGGCCGAGCTCGCCGCCGGCCGCATGGTGATCCTGGTGGACGAGGAAGACCGTGAGAATGAAGGCGACATCGTCATCGCGGCGGACCACATCACGCCCGAGGCGATCAACTTCATGGCCCGCCATGCGCGCGGGCTGATCTGCCTCACGCTTTCGCGCGAAATGTGCGAGCGGCTGCAGCTGCCGCCCATGGTGTCCCGCAACGGCGCCAAGCATTCGACCGCCTTTACCGTTTCGATCGAAGCGGCCGAAGGCGTGACCACCGGCATCTCGGCCGCCGACCGCGCCCGCACTGTGCAGGCCGCCGTGGCGCGCAATGCCGTGGCCAGCGACCTGGTGCAGCCGGGCCATATCTTTCCGCTGCAGGCGGTGGACGGCGGCGTGCTGATGCGCGCCGGCCATACCGAAGCCGGCTGCGACCTCGCAGCCATGGCCGGCTGCTCGCCCGCCTCGGTGATCTGCGAGGTGATGAACGAAGACGGCACCATGGCGCGCCTCCCCGACCTGCAGATTTTTGCGGCCGAGCACGGGCTCAAGATCGGCACCATTGCCGCGCTCATCGAGCACCGCAGCCGCACTGAATCGCTGGTCGAAAAAGTCGGCTGCCGCGAAATCCAGACCGCGTGGGGCAGCTTTACCGCCCACGCCTTCACCGACAAGCCCAGCCGCGGCGTGCATCTTGCGCTGGTGCGCGGCAAGTGGCAGCCGGACGATGTGGTGTCGGTGCGCGTGCACGAGCCGCTTTCGGTCCTCGACGCGCTCGAAATCAACCGCTCGCTGCATTCCTGGAGCCTTGACGCCAGCCTCGCGCACATCGCGAATGAAGGCAAGGGCGTGGCCGTGCTGCTGAACTGCGGCGAAACCGCCGGCGAGCTGCTCGCCCAGTTCGACGGCACCGCGCGCCCCGCGCAAGCCCCCGAGCGCGGCCGCATGGACCTGCGCAGCTACGGCATCGGCGCGCAAATCCTGCGCGAATGCGGCGTGCACAAGATGAACCTGCTCGGCACGCCCCGCCGCATGCCGAGCATGGCCGCAGGCTACGGCCTCGAAATTGCCGGCTACCTCACGAAAGACTGA
- the ribH gene encoding 6,7-dimethyl-8-ribityllumazine synthase — protein sequence MQGANKGADAKPLDGKGLRIGIVQARFNADITDALAAACLAELEKLGVAADDIHHVQVPGALEVPVALQAMAVRGGYHALVALGCIIRGETYHFELVANESGASVSRIALDHRIPIANAILTTENMEQAIARQTDKGRDAAQVAVEMAQLLASLK from the coding sequence ATGCAAGGTGCAAACAAGGGAGCGGATGCAAAGCCGCTCGACGGAAAAGGGCTGCGCATCGGCATCGTCCAGGCACGCTTCAACGCCGACATCACGGACGCGCTGGCCGCGGCCTGCCTCGCCGAGCTCGAAAAGCTGGGCGTGGCGGCGGACGACATTCACCATGTGCAGGTCCCCGGCGCACTCGAAGTGCCCGTGGCCCTGCAGGCCATGGCCGTGCGCGGCGGCTACCACGCGCTCGTGGCGCTGGGCTGCATCATTCGCGGAGAAACCTACCACTTCGAACTGGTGGCCAACGAATCGGGCGCGAGCGTGAGCCGCATCGCGCTCGACCATCGCATTCCCATCGCCAACGCGATCCTCACGACCGAAAACATGGAGCAAGCCATTGCCCGCCAGACCGACAAGGGCCGCGATGCGGCCCAGGTGGCGGTCGAGATGGCGCAATTGCT